TTTGTTAACTCAGCTGTTTTCCTCTTATTCAGTTCCCTTTTTTTACAACCCAGAAATCCCTGAGGACTAATGGTGCACAGTTACAAAAAACAGTTAATTTACTTtggttcttttctttttcttgagtaGGAGACGACACATGAAGAATATTAGTCACTGCAGATACAACAAAATGAATAGCTCAGGCAAAAGTTTAATTTTTCAGCAAATGTTTTTATTACTCGCTCCGTTAATTTTATACGGCgacatttgactggacacggaatttaagaaacaaagaaagacCTTTAATTCATGGTTATCTATTCAAAAGAAAGACCTTAGGTACATACCAAAGGTATTGTTACAACTTGTGGGGACTTAAACATGCCTTTGACATTTATATGGGTATAAGAGCATGTCATTAGAGGTAAAATGATAAGCAGgtatagaaaggtgtcattctctttataacaaactaaaaaggaaagagaacTACTTAAATTGGAATATAGAcaacattgttttaaaaggcagtgtcaggactcgccccgaggctcgcctcggggcagggcagtggcaaaacgccctggggctaacgtgcggggcttagttcctgtgaggcttacgccctaagcgcctaaccgtacgccctaaacacgcctaacacGCCTAACGCCTAACGCTCGGGGCTCGCTTaatagttcttacacaaattatattttaaattccttaattaaaatcattcaccctcataattgtttaacaaaataatgatatttAATAGTTTTTcgtctatagaaatagaagattgggtgtaactcatataacaagtcgtagtattggatatttattatttgagaacgtcgtgagggtgaatatcacttaattttttaaaaaaaacacatagcggaattgtacattttcacttgtcattggtcataagtcctatgtatcagaattatcatataattttattttttgtttatgaagaagttatgttttaattgtaatattgataaattttattgattatttgcttatagggagataaaatgaatagtatgatagtaatagtgttttaagaaactgtgtttttttccgtgtttgaaagttaaaatgttagaattgttttgcatttcataatagcttttatttcattgtattgtttatacttgtaaaattatgttatatataattacaagttataagcggtgtataatggattgctttgatcatttttttgtgaggatcaagcgcgcgcacgcacgctcacacacacacatatacatacatacatacatacatacatatatagagcctgtttggatgggcttatgcctataagctgcaaacagcttataagctaaaaaaaataagttggggtagaccaacttattttttttggcttataagctgaaaatttcagcttataagctgctttagataagctaagtcaaatgggcccaattatttttttgagtttattttaagcacaaaatgactttaagctggccagccaaacactcaaaaaaactaaaaacagcttataagcaacttataagcaacttataagccaatccaaacgggctcatatatatatattttcatttatttacagttttcttttatttttttttaatgtaattttacctatttattgtaattatattattttaagaaatactaaaaattaaatacccatggggcttacgccccgtgcctcgaggcttacacctcatcgaggcgtatgtaaaacgccccgccttttaaaacactgatagaCAGTAACAGAGCAACTTAGTGTTCAGGAAAAATATCAATTACTAGACATTCTCATAGAGTTTGTCTTAGAGGCTGATCTAGCTAACAACAATGGAACCAAATGTTATGCATATCACCTACTGAAAAGTGAAAAACTATACTTTAGCAGAAGAAAAATTACCTCAAGCAGGAGATGATTTTACTAGCTTGGTAGACTCTCCAGTTAATTCCTTTTTGATCACCTTAAGAATCTCCATAATCTGCATTAAAGTAAGCGACATGTAAACAAGATATAATATTTGCCCGATAAGTGCAATTGCATGCTTCAGAAGTGACACAAGTTTATATTGGAAGTAGCTTCCCTCCCTAGCCCGAAATACCCGAATATCTTCAATGGAAGACAAAAAGCAGTAGGACTATAGTCTTTATCCCTCGTCGTTTGACCTTTAACCACTGCATTGTAAAAGTTGCACATGCTAACAACTGGATACCCAGCTAACAACTTATCCTTCGATTGGAAGAAGTGAAAAATTTATGTTCAGATGCAAAGGACAAATTCTCAATTTTGGAGCCTACCTGAACATACTTGAAGAATATTGGAACTTGGAGATGACTATTAAACACATACAGCTGAATCCTTAAAAGCCAGACTAACACTTGTCTCACAAGAAAATTTGATATAATATATCTTTTAAGACGTGAATCATCTTACCCCAGGATAATGCTGTAAAACTGGCGAGTAATGATCAAGTGCTATGTAAATCTTCTCATGTAGGCTTAAAAGTGTATCCACCTCATCTCCCAAAAGATCAACCTGAATGTACAAGAAACCCCTTTGAAAAACTTCATAAACCGTACTAAAACATCAAAAAGTAATAGCAGGATGCAATTTTTTGTAATAGGTAGATAGAACAGTGGCCAATGCAGCATTTGAGTTATGGGTTGAACTGAACCCAGAACACGGACCTTTATTTTAAATTTcaataaaaattagattttgaaCCCATAATTTCAAAAGTAGAGTGCGCTCAGTACTAAGAACTTCAAAGGTTGAACCCATCAGTTTCAAATCATGGATCCGCCTCTGGGTTAAAagcttaaattttaattaaaaatattgcATAGTTAATTGCTATTTATCTGCAAAATCAGAATATAAAGAAAGATGCATTCTGTGTAATTGCCTCAGCCTCGGCCAATTGAAGGTCTGAGCATTTTTTTTCAAGCCTTTGTTGGTTCAGTTGCATTGTTCTTCTCAGCAAATTGGCCTTCTTAACAAGAGAATCCAATTGAGAATTGGAGTGCTCAAGCCTGAAAGTAGTACCAGCAAATTGCATTAGGTCTGAGTGCAGATAATTCAATGTAAACTTCGTAAAAGTCAAGTCTTCTAAGCAGAAGAAGGTTTTGAGTGTATGTGTATGTATACACCAGTTAAACAAAAATGTTTACATAATATAAAACCACTTTTTCCCCTACAAGAACTGAATGCTTACGCCAATTGCTACAAAGAAAAAAGTATAACGGCTACCAGAATAGTGTCCCCGTAAGTGTATTTTTAGGTCCTTATGGCAAGAATAGAACAGTAGGCATTCTGAAAGCAAGTCCATATTGGTGTTTGTATTAGAAAGTAGTTGTACAAAAGTTATGTTCTTGGTGTAATTTGCAGTTCCTTTTGGATGTAAATTCATTTGTCGATTTCTGGATTCTCTGCGCATTTGAAgggataaaatattttttttctgtaTATATTAGCACTAtgatttccaattatttatccaaaaagaaaaggtagCACAAACCTTGTATTATTTGTTCTCAAACTTCCTGTCACTGTGCACTCAAAATCAGCAAGCATCTTTGACGATTTATGTATATTACCAATTATTGTTTCCACCTGCTTCCTTAACTCCATTTCTTTTGCTTCAAGCGAGTACAAAAGAGTTTGCCTCTCTTCAGAAATAGCACAGGCCTTATTTTCCCTGTGATTAGCTTCTTTTAACTCCTCCTCTTTCTCCTCAAGACTTTTATTTATTTGGGCTGCCTCCTCTTCCAATACTTCAATTTGCGCAAATGCTTCTGCCAACTGGCCCTTTACCACATTTACTTCTTTGTAGCACCCAGAagctaatgtttgttgttgatttgCAAATTCTTTCACAGCATCTAACTCTTGATGCACCTGCTCAAACTGACCCATCTGTTTTGCTAGAGCAGCTGATGCCTCTGTTGCTAAATTCTCCTTTTCAGTCACACGTATTTCCAGCTCAGAAACCAGTTGCTTCAGTCTGTCCTTCTCTTCAACCTCGAATTTTAATTTGTTTTCCATCTCAATAACTTTTGTTTCGAGAGAAATACGAATGTGTTTTTCATTCAAATACTCCGGATACAGTTCATTAAGCATGTCTTTAGCCTCCTTGATGCCTTCGCCGGAAATCACTCCACAAATTTCTTGCATAATGAGGCACTCTAtctctaaatcttcaatttcaaaTTTTGTAATTTCAGCATCagtatcattactatcattatgcTTATCAAATCCCAAGTTTAATTCCTCAACTTCATTTCTTGTCCCCCCACTAAGATCCCTTAGAAAACAAGTATACACTTCTTCCCTTACAGAAGCTTCTATCAGTGAGTCTTCCATGGCTAAATTGAGATCTCCTATCTGTTTTAGCATGTCTGCTTCCGCCAAAGAATGTTGCAGCGTCTTCTCATTGGCATCCGAAACTTGGGACAAAAGGGACTTATCTTCACCTCGCTCATCTTTAAGCAAGTCTCTACGCTGGTGATTTTCAGAAAGAAGGCTATCAAGCCTCTTCTCATTGGCGTCCGAAACTTGGGGCAAAAGGGACTTAACTTCAAGTTGCATATCTTTAAGCAAGTCTCTAAGCTGGTGATTTTCAGAAAGAAGGCTATCAAGCCTCTTCTCATTGGCATCCGAAACTTGGGACAAAAGGGACTTAACTTCAACTTGCATATCTTTAAGCAAGTCTCTAAGCAGGTGATTTTCAGAAAGAAGGCTATCAAGCCTCTTCTCATTGGCATCCGAAACTTGGAACAAGAGGGACTTAACTTCAACTTGCGTATCTTTAAGCAAGTCTCTAAGCTGGTGATTTTCAGAAAGAAGGCTATCAAGCCTATCCTTCAAGTTACCGAAACTTAGAGTCTCCGGGGTAGATGCAGGATGTTTTTCATTCTCTACAAGGATATCATCCAATCTGAATATAATTTCTGGGATCTTCTTCCTTAGAATGTCAGATTCACCCTTATCCTTCTTTTGTGGCACAACAGATCCTCCTCTAAGCTTTAGATAATCTGCTCTTCGATGAAAATATTCATCGGTTTTCTTTTGCAGAATGGACTCATGGTGTCTCTTCATTTTTGTCATTATATTACTAAAATAGGTCACCATTTCCTCTTCTGACATGTGCTTCAACGTGGCAGCATCAAAGTTCTCAGGTATATCAGTCTTGGAATCCTCCATCTTTTCATTTCCATCCCGATTTGAAGAAGTCACATGTTCACTTGATGTCTTGCGTGTAAAGACATCTGCATCATGCGATCCATGGGAAGTCATATACCCTGTTTCTGAACTTGACAATGACTTCAAAACAGCATCCAACTCCGTCCGTAAACTAGAGATGTCATTCAACTTCTCATTTCGGTCACCACACAATTTAGCATACTGGTCCCACAATTTGAACTCAAAGTCTTCTTGCACAGTCCGAATTACACTACGCATTACCATGGCCTCAATCTCCACTTGGGTAATATGCTCCTCCTGCCACTGACCAAGTGATGTCTTGGACAACTGTAGCATATCATCCATTTGTTTAAAGACGGTATCCACCATCATTTTCAAGTAATTTACTGTGTTGTCCAACTGAACCCAAATTCCAGATTCTTTCTCCTGTATACTCTTCCTCAGCTTCTTGAACTCATCTTTTGCCGAACTTCTTAGCCGATCAAGAAAGTCTCCCATCTTGCCATGCTCCATAAAAACATCTGATAAAGTCATATGTTCTCGAAAATTCATGCTTTCTAGCTCATCCTGCGACATGGGCGATCCAAAAGATTCAATTTTGCTAAAACAAAATTCCACTCAAACCCAAAAACTGAAATGATGAATCAAGCGGAAAAAAATATCATTTTCAACATATCAATCATCAAGCAGACATACCCATGATGAAATATACACAGAAATAAAATGATTAAAACAAAGAAAATGAAAACGAAAAATCAAAGCAAAAATCCACTTCACAAAACAATTATTACAGCTACTAAACAAACAATTAACTAAAGCAATACTTCtgtaagaaaaaacaaaaaaaaagcttAAGTGTGTGAACTTACAAGGAAAGAAATGATATTCTCCTTCAAAGCAATAAAGTTACCAAAAAGTATAATAGCTCAAATGAGTATTTGGTAAAATATCACAGCTCAATGCTAAGCTAACACAGCTCTTTAATTTTTCTCAGAGAGAGGAAGAATAAGCAAAAGAAGGTTAGGGAGTGAGCGGGAGTGATTACATTGTAGTATAAATAAATGAATGCTTAAAATTAAGATGATTTGCATGCAACTACTttcgttttcttttttcttgcttTTTGGAACGTTGATGATGGAGTTTGATTCCAATGACAAAAAAAGTTGATTCCGTACGAAGATGATAAAAGTACGTCAATTATGAAAGTACGTCAATTATGAAAACaatctatctatatctatatataatacatccggataaaaaagagtgttcaaTTAGCCATTTATACaccctttaaaaaaatattatttttttttaaaaaataagtaatttaactAAACTAATCTTAATTAAACAGGTATAGAAATTTGATCATAAATCACTTAATAGGCCAAATCTGAAAAGATAAGATTCATTCTTTCTTAATTTCATAAGTGGACATTCTTTtttattcaataaaaaaaaattaattgacactttttttttttatcgagAAGAGTATAAGGTTGGCATATATAAGGTCACATGATAACTTTCTAAGTCCACTAtttacatttatcttttttcacccttttttttttttttacttttctcttttttttctttttttctttttattttatttttcctacTACCTTTATGTATCTGTGTAAGAACCTTTAATAGCTCAATAATAAGTACTCAACACTTTTTTTCTCTTAAAGTCTCACTAATGACATTAGCCCACTACACTCTGTCGGTTAAAGATGAATATCCAACCTTTTTATTTGCTTTCTCCGCTCAAGGTCTGATTGTCTTCTTTATCTAATTactaattataaattttaattattgCTATAATAAAGTAGGATAATGAAGAATAATAAGAGCAATTATGAAGAGCATACGAAGAACGGACAAGGGTCTATATATATCAAATAATCTATATGTATCTATAAtaaaagctaggcatagacaaggtaatGTGACATCTCTCTATGATCAAgaatcctatttatcttttttctcatttttttggctttttttcTTACACTTTCATTTATTTCTTGCTTTTTTCTCCTTTCAAGCATTGCATTCAATTAGCCTAAATGTTGTACTAAATTAAATAACATTTCATAGCACAACCATTTGGCAGAACAAACAATCTACACTCTTTATTACCAcattaattctcaaaatcccaAGAGTTACCTTCTCAAGAGTAATTGATTTGATTAATTTGATTGATAATGGTAACTTTTGATGCAATATAATAGATGCTTTAGAGTTATCCTCTCCATTTTCTGGcaaaaactttcttctcttgcctgaTGCTTCACAATCTCCATTTTCCTTTATTATCtttttatttatgtatttatatttATCTATATTCCATTCTTTACATATTTTTGCTActcattattttctttttttcgtTAAAGCAATGATGATAGTCAGGTAAATTCTCCtttcctttccctttttttttttttgtgtgtgtgcgtTGGAAACTTGAAATTTTTTGTAACCATTGTATAATATTATTCTTTATATTCGTCCTTTTTCCAGTATCTTAGTACATCTTTATTGATATTTTCTTGCTTTCAAACTATTTTGATTTGTAGATGTGGACAGCTTTGATTTAGAAAGCTAACGAGGGGATCTACGTTTATGGGATGCTCAGGAGCCGGTATATCATTAGGTTTCTATAGTCAAAATTAAGTGTTTTTGGATACTCACTTTCTTTATTTTGTAATATTGATCAAGATCTTTGTACTTTTTAGCTATTTAAGCATTTTTCGGACACTCACTTTTCTTATTTTGTAGTTAtgattttttccttttattttataaGTTACGTATGATTTTCTGAGCCTTTGAATTTACAAGGTTCTCAAGTTGATACAAAATGAAAGGTTTTATAGAGTGAGAATTGGACCACATGTTTGCACCAAATGAATTAATTATTCTATTTGAACATACAATTGGATACTTTAACActttttttcctttcattttatattTATGTGCAATTTATTTATTGCGAGGTCTTGCTTCAGAAAGAAAGTAGAATTTTTAGATGGTGAGAGATGGAgtgtttttatttaattttatatcATTACTATTTGACAAGAATTGAATGTTAATAGAGTACATCTGTTTGCGATAATGATTACTCCTTGATACCCAAGTTAGTTACTGAAAAATACTTGGCACTGATTTAATAATTATAGAGAAAACGGTCTCCCATGGTTATTTACAAtttgaaataaaagaaaatgatcTTTGTAAATTTTACATCATTTGTGTGCTATTTTgaaaaaattgtaaaaataatATTTCTTAGAAAGacataaatttttaaataaattTATAAAGACTAAAAGATCAATTGAATACTAGTAATAATTATAATAGCaacaataataattttattttattttggagaaaaaaaaaagcggCTGAGGATATGGGAAGGCTAGAAGTCCTATCAAGTGGTTGACCACATATATAATTTGTTTGTATTTGAAtttgaatgaaataaatgaggataatacatgaatacccctccaaattcgtctctctgttttttttttataaaaagaacTATACGAGCAATTTTAGAACTCCTAAACTAATTTAAAGTGGTTTACTGGTTTAATACCTTTTTTTGCTCTCATGTGAGCAATATTTGCTCTTTTACACGTTTAGAAAGCGCATGACAAGAAAAAGTAAGTTAATTTTTTATAACTTTTTttcattattttcttaaaaaaaaattgccttaatTTTATTCTTTCATTTTCGTTCTTTTTGTTTTTACATATTggatctttttcttcttctctacTCATTACTTATTTTTTGCCAAAAATATATCTGACCTGCAAAATATATTGTTTTTTCAATGGACTGAGGAAAATGAATACAATTTCAAGTGCATAGATTTTATAACCAGATTGATTAGTACATGTTTTTATCTGCATAACAATATTATCCTCTACACTTCTAAATTTATCTATTGCCACAAAAAATTATCGTTACACCACCACGTTGAAATGATCACTAACCCACCCTCTTCCCTGCCCATCTTTACTCAAGTCATCCTCGCTTAACTTCAACAATTTTTTGCATCCATGTGTAACGATTTTTAGATTTTCTAAATTAGTAAACAATAATCAATCACGTACATAATCTTTTGCAATGAGTATAATAAAATAAGGATTTTTTTGGCTAATATGAAGGGTGTGTGGCAAGAGGAGGTAACCGACGATTCATGTGACCCAAAGAAGAGTCATGTTGTGATTTTTTAAGGTTGTCGTCAAAATTGTTTTGGGAAGAAGGAATAAGGGGGGTTAGTGGTGGATCTAATTTGGAGTTGTTGGATAGTTATTTATGAAGTGGGGAGAAAATGGTGAAAACAGGTAAAAATTACGTTTTTGAATTAGAAGAATGATGTGAAAAATTGAGGTAGTGTGTGGGTTGTACCGCCTGCTTATATATGGGTTTGTCTGATAATAAGTATGTTTCTAACAAGTTTAATAGGACCTCTGCAGAATTAAAGtgtgttatatatgtatatataaaatgaGTTGAAAAGGAACTTAATGGAGCTGGAAAGAAATATAATTCTGTGGTGGAGTATTGCCTTAACATGGAAGAAATCATTCGAGCTTGATTTTCTAATCCTTTTGAATTCAACTTTTAGATTCTTGAAAGGTTAAATTTGACATGACCCTATAGCAAGACATGCTCATGAAACCATTAactaaaagttttaaaaaaaaaatgaaaaagaaaataattcaaTACTAATTTTTACAAAAGAAGTTTTCTTAATTACGAAGCAAACATATTGCAAACTCATTTTTTGAGTTATAATTCAATCTACTAAATTGATCACTAATTTACGACTTTGAGTATTTGTTAGAAATTTTGCTTTTAACTATTTTCTGACAAGTTTATACAAAAATTTTGATCTcttaaaaagtaaaataaaaaaaaaatactaagctTGAAAATCTCCAAAGTGATATAAATACACCATATTATAGATGTCCATTCAAATACACAGTCAACTGGATAAACTTACAATCAAGCAGGcagcttgcaagtagctcaagcaggcAGCTTGCCAGCAGCTCCCTGAAAAAACTTGCAACAACTTCTTCAGGCTTACAATCAAACAGGCAGCTTACAAGTAGCTCAAGCAGGCAGCTTGTCAGCAGCTTCTGAAAAGCCTCGCAACTACTTCTATTCTTGTATAAATAGGAAGTCAATTCAGTTCATTTGTCTATCAATTGAAAGAACAATAAAATATCTCTCTCCCCCAGCTTCTTTGGCTATATCTTTTGTTGTAGtgtacttttaatattatttcataacaCGTTATTAGCACGAGATTCTACCTAACTAAGTTAAAAATTTCCAGGTTCGGAGCTTGATAGCCTGTGCATGAATATATTTGCTACTTAAATTGACCGAGCTGATTATCAAAATGACAAAGCTGTGAGCTTAAGGTATTGATTCACTACGTTGATTTGAGAAGTCATTCAATTGTTTGAATTCAACACCACCTATTCTTTTTGCATTCACACACCCTTGCTTCTCAGGTAAGCATGATTCTTTATTAATTAATAATAGAGGCCAAAGGTAAGTTATGCCTTTagcacctttttttttaaaaaaaaaaaactttttggtAAAGCTACGGAGAGTGCGTTGAGCACTAATTTTTAAAAGGTTACAAACCTACAGAGAACGCATTAGTTGCTCCTGAAGAGCAATATGTAATAAGACATCAAAAATATAATTGATGTGATTTTGATTATTGTCTATTAATATGTAGAAGTTATTCTATAGTAATTTTAGGCTTAATATCTAGATGGACctttaaacttggcatgttttgtaagatgggcatataaacttacaaagtgaccagatagacacttaaacttgctcaaagtgtattttttaaACACATTTCTCCATCTGGCAACTCACGTGTCATGACTTTTATCCTAAGCGCGTGAAGGTTTTTAAAATTGCAGAGTCAGAATACAAGGCAATAAAAAAAACAACTTTATATAACTTATACCCATTAAAAAAAAGCCCCAGTTCCATTCTCCTTCCTGCTAAGGACACCATTAAAGCCAGAAGATTCAGAGGTCATCCCATGTGCTTTCTTCAACCGCTCTCTCACATTAGTGTAAAAAACTCTAAGTCGATACCCCACTGTCGAACCCCTAACTCCCCTTCGTATTTGGGAAATCCTGTCTCGGTTACTTTTCCCCCATGGTGAAATCTGACATTTATAAAGCTATCCATGTGGAATTGCAGCAGAATATACAAATATGAATATTCCCCAAATTCCTTGACAAAAGCCCTAACTTTTAACCCAAAATAACGACAAAGCCCTAACTCATGAAAACCACAAATTCGTACCGAAAAGATTACCTTTTACTGCTATTTATTAGTGAAAGGATGAAATCAACGGAAATCTCCGAAAATATTCATCAAAATCCTTGACTATGAATGCAGCAATGAACCCTTCAATCCCCGATCAAAAGACGAAATTTTCACCTTTTCATGATTTTTGTAGAAGTTTAGATGAGTTTTGACTTTAGAATTAGAGGGATGTGGTTTCAAACTCAAGGAATTTGATAAGGATTGGGAGAGGAATGCCGTAGTTCTCAAGTTGGAGGTACGAAAAAAAAAAAGCGCGGTTGAACAAATGAGGGGTACTATAGCTTCAGACGCTTATTTGCTTACATGGAAATAAAATTACACGTGGTTGGACTATATTTTCTTACATggaaaattatttatttatttgctacATAATTGACGTTTGGACCTCACGCAGGGTACTATAGCTTCAGACGCTTATTTGCTTACATGGAAATAAAAT
Above is a genomic segment from Lycium barbarum isolate Lr01 chromosome 12, ASM1917538v2, whole genome shotgun sequence containing:
- the LOC132621101 gene encoding WPP domain-associated protein-like; its protein translation is MSQDELESMNFREHMTLSDVFMEHGKMGDFLDRLRSSAKDEFKKLRKSIQEKESGIWVQLDNTVNYLKMMVDTVFKQMDDMLQLSKTSLGQWQEEHITQVEIEAMVMRSVIRTVQEDFEFKLWDQYAKLCGDRNEKLNDISSLRTELDAVLKSLSSSETGYMTSHGSHDADVFTRKTSSEHVTSSNRDGNEKMEDSKTDIPENFDAATLKHMSEEEMVTYFSNIMTKMKRHHESILQKKTDEYFHRRADYLKLRGGSVVPQKKDKGESDILRKKIPEIIFRLDDILVENEKHPASTPETLSFGNLKDRLDSLLSENHQLRDLLKDTQVEVKSLLFQVSDANEKRLDSLLSENHLLRDLLKDMQVEVKSLLSQVSDANEKRLDSLLSENHQLRDLLKDMQLEVKSLLPQVSDANEKRLDSLLSENHQRRDLLKDERGEDKSLLSQVSDANEKTLQHSLAEADMLKQIGDLNLAMEDSLIEASVREEVYTCFLRDLSGGTRNEVEELNLGFDKHNDSNDTDAEITKFEIEDLEIECLIMQEICGVISGEGIKEAKDMLNELYPEYLNEKHIRISLETKVIEMENKLKFEVEEKDRLKQLVSELEIRVTEKENLATEASAALAKQMGQFEQVHQELDAVKEFANQQQTLASGCYKEVNVVKGQLAEAFAQIEVLEEEAAQINKSLEEKEEELKEANHRENKACAISEERQTLLYSLEAKEMELRKQVETIIGNIHKSSKMLADFECTVTGSLRTNNTRLEHSNSQLDSLVKKANLLRRTMQLNQQRLEKKCSDLQLAEAEVDLLGDEVDTLLSLHEKIYIALDHYSPVLQHYPGIMEILKVIKKELTGESTKLVKSSPA